The window GCTGCGCCGCAGGACGCCGAGCCATGGATCCGGTAGGAGCCGCGAGCCGGAAAGGTGGCAGTTCCCACGCTGATCTCCAGACATGCAGAAGAGGGGGAGCGGCACAGACAGTTAGTTCTGGGGCCGGTAACAGACATGCAGGACCGtcgggcgggagggaggagggggcgccAAGCGTCCACATGGCACTGCGGTCCCCCAGCTCCCGCCTCAGATGCTTCATGGTCGCGGGCACTCACCCTAGAGGGTCtaccccgagggctgctggggaTCAGCCTGCCCTTGGCAGAACCAGAACCACTGGGAAAGGGACGAAATGGACCGCTGCTGGGTTTGCGTGAGACGCCCCCTGAGGTCCGTGTGCGATGACCCAGCTGCGTGACTGGCGGACATCCGGGGCCAGGAGACCAAGCCCGGTCCTCCGCTGACAACGAGAGCGGGACTGTCCGCACTGCGGCCCGGCAGCCGCTCCCAGGCCGAGGGCCGCCTCACAGTAAGATTCCTCCGGTGTGACCGGACCGCACGGCGCCGCTCAGCTGAGGTGGAGGGGCGTGTACTCCGGCCGCCTGGTCTGGATGATCTTGGGTTTGGGCCTCTTCGTCctttccatctcctcctcctcgtcctcctgctCGCTCTCGCACACGTGCACCACGACGCTGGGCGTGGTGGCGGTCGCCGCGTGCAGCTCGTACTTTTCCCCTGGAGAGAGAGCAGCGCGGGGTCACTCGGGCGAGAGCGGAAGGGCGAGCGCAGGGACAAGTGTCCGGGCGGCGCGGCCTCGCTTCTGCGCAGGCCGAGGGGACGGGGACACGCCCCGGACAGGCCTGGCTTCGGTGGCGCCTTCCAGACAGGAGGAGCCGTGGGCAGGGCCTCCGCCTCCCCGCGGGGCCTCCTGTCTGTGCGGAAGGCGCCTTCACCCACCACAGGCGGGCAGATGCCTTTGCTCAGCCGCACGGTGAGCCTGGGAGGCTGTAACTGTCCGAAAGGCGCCAGGGCCTCGGCTGGGGGAGAGCTGCCGGGAGGGTCCGACGGTCACGGGCAACCTTGGCCACGGTGCTCCTGACACACCCTCCAACCTACCCATCAGGTGCCACCCAGAGGTGCGGGGGTGGGACTACATGTGCAAAACCTCTGCCATCTTGTGGGCTGCAAGCACAGCCAGACTATGGCAAGTCACCAGGCTCCGTTAGGAAGCCCAGGGCACGCTGGTTTTAGGGAGTCTGTTTCTACCACAGCTTCTCCCTGAACCCCCGCGGGGAGGTGCTGGCAGAGGCGTCTCCCTCCCTCAGCAGCGCCCTCTCCAGCAGCCTGGCCCGACGTGGAGGGGCGTGTACTCCGGCCCCCCTGCAGGGGCCCGAcccccctgctctgctcctgggagaccccatccccctgctctgctcctgggagaccccgtcctcctgctctgctcctgggagACCCCGTCCCCCTGCTCTGCCTGGGGAGACCCCGTCCCCCTGCTCTGCCTGGGGAGACCCCGTCCCCCTGCTCTGCCTGGGGAGACCCCGTCCCCCTGCTCTGCCCGGGGAGACCCCGTCCCCCTGCTCTGTCTGGGGAGACCCCGTCCCCCTGCTCTGCCCGGGGAGACCCCGTCCCCCTGCTCTGCCTGGGGAGACCCCAtccccctgctctgctcctgggagaccctatcctcctgctctgctcctgggagACCCCATCCCCCTGCTCTGCTCCGGGGAGACCCCATCCTCCTGCTCTGCTCCGGGGAGACCCCAtcctcctgctctgctcctgggagACCCCATCCCCCTGCTCTGCTCCGGGGAGACCCCAtcctcctgctctgctcctgggagaccccatccccctgctctgctcctgggagaccccatccccctgctctgctcctgggagactccatccccctgctctgctcctgggagaccccatccccctgctctgctcctgggagaccccatcctcctgctctgctcctgggagACCCCATCCCCCTGCTCTGCTCCGGGGAGACCCCAtccccctgctctgctcctgggagactccatcctcctgctctgctcctgggagACCCCATCCCCCTGCTCTGCTCGGGGAGACCCCGtccccctgctctgctcctgggagactccatcctcctgctctgctcctgggagaccccatcctcctgctctgctcctgggagaccccatcctcctgctctgctcctgggagaccccatcctcctgctctgctcctgggagaccccatccccctgctctgctcctgggagaccccatccccctgctctgctcctgggagaccccatcctcctgctctgctcctgggagACCCCATCCCCCTGCTCTGCTCGGGGAGACCCCGtccccctgctctgctcctgggagACCCCATCCTCCTGCTCTGCCTGGGGAGACCCCAtccccctgctctgctcctgggagACCCTATCCTCCTGCTCTGCTCGGGGAGACCCCGtccccctgctctgctcctgggagACCCCGTCCCCCTGCTCTGCCCGGGGCCTCCAGCCCTCAGCCTGATCGCCTTGGCAGGAGCTGTGGGAGCACATGCCGCCAGCCGGCCGCCCGCCTCGACCTTCACGCGCCACGGGCAGTCGGTAACCGATCCTGCCCTCCACCGCACAGGACATTTCAGAAATGTAACCTTTTCCATATGAAACTGCTGACGGCCGAGAAACTGAAACCCTCGGCCGAGGACATCTGATTGCGGCTCAAGGAGAAACGAGGGGCCGTGGCTCAGCACTTACTCCTCTGCTGCAGGGACCAGGCGGGGCCACGCCTCTTCACCCCCAGACCCCACACCCGCCTCCTCCCCAGACCCTCTACCGCACGGCCAGGCGCCCCCAACAGTTTACTGTTTCGGAAAACCATGAGCTGAGCGTGGCCAGGGCCAGGCGCCGTGGGAGCTCCCAGGCCCCACGGGGGTCAGAGCCCGTCTCACcaaggagcagaggccagggagccGGTGCCCCCGAGGCTCACACCTTGTGCCCTCGGGGGCTGGAGCCTTCTATCTCTGGCCAGCTCCGCAGGGAGcagcccctggggcaggaggggtgcgggggggctCGGCCCTGCCTTCCTGTGACCAGTGGCTCTGCACCCCGACACTGGGCAGGGAGCTGAGAGTCAGGCAGTGACAGAGGACCCTCCCATAGGCAGCATCTCCAAGGGGGTCTGGTTTCCTTCCCACAGTCCACGCTCATCTCCACGCGGAGCCCACACAGGCTGTGGCAGTGGGTGCGGACGGGGTCACGGGATGCTGGCCAGGAGGGGCCCTGGCGTTCGGTCCCCACAACCACCTCCCTCCCTGTGTGCTCCTCCCTAAGGAGTGAGGCCAGAGGCAGCACGCCCGCCCCACGAGTTCCACTGAAGCTGAAGGTGCGGACGGGTGATTCTCGCTGGCACCAGTCACACGGGGTGGGAAGGACAGTGGAGAGGCCACGCCTTCCGACCCCTAGCACCTGCGTCTGGGCCCTCCGCACTGTCTCTCCTcgccactgcccccctccccggggcccaCTCACTTACTTCCCCATCTGGGAGCCCGCTCACCTGGTCCTGGGACCCCGCTCACCTGGCCCGGGGACCCCGCTCACCTGGCCCGGGGACCCCGCTCACCTGGCCCGGGGATCCCGCTCACCTGGCCCGGGGACCCCGCTCACCTGGCCCTAGCTTGGAGATGGCATATAAGAGATCGTAATTTATGACGGGGGTGGCATCTTCCACTTGCTTCCAGCCGACAGGTGGCGAGGCGGGAGGAGAGATCAGAAACTGCTTGTCCGGGTTTgggggggccaggtgggggctccCGATGTGCAGCGTctgggagagaaagggggggcGATGCAGCAGCCGCAAAGCCGCTCCCAACGCAGGTGCGAGGACAGGACCAGGTTGGCCACGTGGAAAGCGGCCCAAAGGGTGTCTGGGCTCGGGTTCGGGGGAGCCTGCCAGGACTGGGGCTCGCAGTGCTCAGGCTCAGAGGCGGAGGGAGAACGGACAGAGACGGTCTGTGTATAAATGGGTCCAGTCAGAATGAGCCTGGACGCCCTCCTCCAGGCTCCTCACACCGCAGGTGCGTCATTCTTCAGGACCAGGCAGGGCCGGGGACCAGCTCCCACCACCAAAGCACCTCTGATCCTATTGGAGCTTAGTTCTAGCAGCGCTTAGGGGGCTGAGCAGCAAATCTCACCACTgggcggtccctccccccacaatCTGCACAGGCGTTTACTCGAACCATCAGAACACGTGGTGGAGGGACGAAGCCGTTATTTATAGGAAACCCACCAGGGCAGCCAGGAGCAGCTCACAGCCAGGCACCCTCAGAAAACCTGCGCCCACTCACCActagggggcggggcggggcaggcgcCCGCTCCAAAGTCCAGGGAGTTGGCCTTTTCTACCCAGCAGCTTCCCTAGagggcctgctccctgcctgggGAACACAGCCCGcaccccgctccccgctccccgctccccgcgggGCTCACGTTAACCGGGAGTGGCACCCCAGAAGCCATCGAATGGAACTTTGTGGGCTGCCTTGAAGCTGGTCACCTCCCATGGCGGCCCCGGCACTGGAAGGGTGGTGAGCAGGAGGCAAAGCCAGCGCGGCCCACAGCGCTGGCTGCTGCCGAGAGCCCCGGCGCGGGCCCCTGGGGGGGCGGCAGCCCCATCAAATTCTCAGAAACCTACTGCCAAGTCTTGGGGCCGGGGCCACGCCCACCCAGGGCAGGCTGCCACCTGCCCATCAACACTCCCCCAAGGCCACCTGTGAAGCCGCTGTCACAGAACCTGCGCTTTCTGGAGAGGGGAGGCCTGGAAACCTGGAGGATGGGTTCGCCTTTCCCAGGACGGAGTCTCGGGTTTAAATCGATGCAGGGCGTTATCACTGTCCAGGCTACTTTcttgggggggggtgcaggggggggggacggggacggAGAAGCATGCACGCTGATGAGCTCCACGCACCTGCGCAAAATACAGCTTCATCTCCTTCCCGAGGAACTGGGTCTTGTGCAGGCGCAGCCGGGCGTCGGCGGCAGACAGGTGGCTGCTGAAGTTGATCCGGACGCGCTTGAAGCTCTTGAAGTACTGGAAGGTGATGTCCTGGTCGTAGGTCCTAAAGAGGGACTCGAACTTGGCCTGGGAAGCAAAGATAAAAGGAGTTAAATGCCTTCCCCGGGCCCTGGACAGCCGCTCCGTGACGGTTCTGTAGGAGGGAGCGGATTCTTACCCCGGAGCCTCGCTCAACCCCCGGAGAAGAGAGATGGCGTCAGAAGGAAGGACGAATCCAGGACGGACAAAGCTCACTCAATCGGCGGGACAATTACCACTCAGCACTTCTCAGCGTCACAGGAACGCTGTTTGTAACGGAGAGTGAGGTGTGCTCCGTCCCCTGCCCGGCCTGACAGGGCCCGAGCCAGCGACCGCCCCGCCTGGGACCCCGTCCCTGCCACCAGCGCAGGACCGGGCTGTGCCCACCGAGCCTCTTCAGGCCGAGACGCAGGCGGCTCACTCGAGAAAGCCGTGTTTGTTGACCTGGAAAACCAGGTAATAAGTcttgcactttttttaaaaaaatatattttattgattttttacagagaggaagggagagagatagagtgagttagaaacatcgatgagagagaaacatcgatcagccgcctcctgcacacctcctattggggatgtgcccgcaacccaggtacatgcccttgaccggaatcgaacctgggacctttcagtccgcaggccgacgctctatccactgagccaaaccggtttcagcaagtcTTGCACTTTTTAATGTAAAGGAAGAGGGTTAAACATTTCCCCCATTGTTTTCTCACTCAGTCTGCTGCTTCTGAACTAAAACAATTTCCCTAAAAGCCAAGGTCCTGCAGCGACCCACCTCCGCACGCGGGCTTCGCGCCCATCCGTGCGCATCTCCAGTGCCAGGGCCAGCGAAGATGACGGCACAGCAAAGAGCCAGCGGCCTCCGGGAGAGGCTGAGAAGACCACCCCCTCTCCCGCTGGAGGTGGCACTGGGGGTGTCCTTCGGGGGGAGCGCGGGGCAGCCACCGCAGCCCCTCAGGATTCCAGCCAGAGAGGGCGCGGGTGGACAGTCAGGCCTGGAAGAACTTGCAGTGTTTGGGCTGAGCAGTTGCTCTCTGCACAGGAGATGCAGGACAGAGCTGGCCCACAGGGACCTGAGACCTCTGGGAGGCGCCTGCTtctgcagagggcagaggggatgCCTAATGCGAGAGAAAAGCAtcttctagaacaggggtcctcaaactacggcccgcgggccacatgcaaatacaaatattgtatttgttcccgttttgtttttttacttcaaaataagatatgtgcagtgtgcataggaatttgttcatagttttttttaaaactatagtcgggccctccaaccgtctgagggacagtgaactggccccctgtttcaaaagtttgaggacccctgttctagaacattcggggctgggcacagggcagggaTGGCCCCGGGCAAGTGCCCGCTCCACATGGCAGGACTAGGGCAGGTCCCCGTGCCAGCCACCGGGAGACTCCACCAGCAGCTGTGAAGCGGGAGTGGGAACTCACACACTTCCGCTCTTGGAACTGCCTGGCTTTCCTCTCGGTGATGGACACCTCTGTACTCTCCCCCGGGGTGGCTGCAGAGGCGAGGACTGAGAGAGACGAGCACGGAGCACGCGCGGTGCAGCCCACCCGACCTCACTGCGGCCAGGGCCTCTCCACCTCCCCGCCGGGCACTTCCGCGGGTGTCCTGACGCGGGCACGGGGAGTCCCGCACGGCCTCGTTAACAGGCACGGTGACTGACTGCAGGTCTGAAGTTATGATTCATAATTGAGCAGAGGTGACTTGGGCGAGTATTTTTAGAAGACAAGTCAGGGCTCAGGACCAGAGCACGCGCCATCTGTGAAGGCCTGccgctcccagcccctcctgtaAGTGCCCTGTCCCTCAGCGCACGTCCGGCCGTCGCTGTCGGATGGCCCCTGTGCCGCACGGGAA is drawn from Myotis daubentonii chromosome 3, mMyoDau2.1, whole genome shotgun sequence and contains these coding sequences:
- the RCAN1 gene encoding calcipressin-1 isoform X1, with translation MEDGGAGPPLGEAAEARGRPGVTPRPFAPFAGAAGVGEGGGDWSFIDCEMEEVDLRGLPCATIACHLDPRVFADGLCRAKFESLFRTYDQDITFQYFKSFKRVRINFSSHLSAADARLRLHKTQFLGKEMKLYFAQTLHIGSPHLAPPNPDKQFLISPPASPPVGWKQVEDATPVINYDLLYAISKLGPGEKYELHAATATTPSVVVHVCESEQEDEEEEMERTKRPKPKIIQTRRPEYTPLHLS
- the RCAN1 gene encoding calcipressin-1 isoform X3: MHFRNFNYSFSCLVACVANGDIFSDSDARAKFESLFRTYDQDITFQYFKSFKRVRINFSSHLSAADARLRLHKTQFLGKEMKLYFAQTLHIGSPHLAPPNPDKQFLISPPASPPVGWKQVEDATPVINYDLLYAISKLGPGEKYELHAATATTPSVVVHVCESEQEDEEEEMERTKRPKPKIIQTRRPEYTPLHLS
- the RCAN1 gene encoding calcipressin-1 isoform X4; this translates as MKLYFAQTLHIGSPHLAPPNPDKQFLISPPASPPVGWKQVEDATPVINYDLLYAISKLGPGEKYELHAATATTPSVVVHVCESEQEDEEEEMERTKRPKPKIIQTRRPEYTPLHLS
- the RCAN1 gene encoding calcipressin-1 isoform X2 yields the protein MEDGGAGPPLGEAAEARGRPGVTPRPFAPFAGAAGVGEGGGDWSFIDCEMEEVDLRGLPCATIACHLDPRVFADGLCRAKFESLFRTYDQDITFQYFKSFKRVRINFSSHLSAADARLRLHKTQFLGKEMKLYFAQTLHIGSPHLAPPNPDKQFLISPPASPPVGWKQVEDATPVINYDLLYAISKLGPGERGPRAR